In one window of Deltaproteobacteria bacterium DNA:
- a CDS encoding 23S rRNA (pseudouridine(1915)-N(3))-methyltransferase RlmH, whose product MKTVQIWTVGRHRDATLKGAGDEYFKRASRSFKVEEREARDLPSLLDKLPARDALIIALDERGPELTSLEFARLVADWLEGPAQLLALVIGPADGLDDLVRRRAHRLLALSKMTLAHRVVRLVLAEQLYRAASILQGSPYHREG is encoded by the coding sequence GTGAAGACGGTTCAGATCTGGACCGTGGGGCGACATCGCGACGCGACCCTCAAGGGCGCCGGCGACGAGTATTTCAAGCGGGCCAGCCGCTCGTTCAAGGTGGAGGAGCGCGAGGCGCGCGATCTGCCGTCGCTTCTCGACAAGCTACCGGCCCGGGACGCGCTGATCATCGCGCTCGACGAACGAGGACCGGAGCTCACGAGCCTCGAGTTCGCGCGGCTCGTCGCCGACTGGCTCGAAGGTCCTGCGCAGCTGCTGGCGCTCGTGATCGGTCCCGCGGACGGCCTCGACGACCTGGTTCGCCGACGGGCGCACCGCCTGCTCGCGCTCAGCAAGATGACGCTCGCGCACCGGGTCGTGCGACTGGTCCTCGCGGAACAGCTCTACCGTGCAGCCAGCATCCTCCAGGGCTCGCCCTACCACCGCGAGGGGTGA
- a CDS encoding AAA family ATPase, protein MDPIENLRHPRKGHTEHFVKFVRDLQVLSPVAIYQRLEELGYRGQAAARRALALMAYRHVQRIRRLVLEGTRREQLMPKSNYLLLGPTGCGKTHLVELLFGKILALPTVVVDITTYSETGYVGQDTNTVLTRLLHAANDNPLVASVGVVCLDEFDKIASGQNNAIFAGAGTTKDVTGLGVQRELLKMLESSEIVVPLELTHSTYAEHVVMSTADVAFIAAGAFSGLPQLLRRRGLFERIGFGRGELDATSPEAIAVSLEPEDVEEITHFQVYGFLPELVARFTRIIPFEALSTATLRAILEDSVLGRLEREFEDEGLELRVDSEVLDFIVQQSVRRQTGARGLSSVLTRVLEEAAFEAFAQPGTGRVRLRLEDGRITVTR, encoded by the coding sequence ATGGACCCTATAGAGAATCTGCGCCATCCGCGCAAGGGCCACACGGAGCACTTCGTCAAGTTCGTCCGCGACCTGCAGGTCCTCTCTCCGGTCGCGATCTATCAGCGTCTGGAGGAGCTCGGCTATCGGGGTCAGGCTGCTGCCCGGCGCGCGCTCGCGCTGATGGCCTATCGCCACGTACAGCGCATCCGGCGCCTCGTGCTGGAGGGGACGCGCCGCGAGCAGCTGATGCCGAAGAGCAACTACCTGCTGCTCGGTCCCACGGGGTGCGGCAAGACGCACCTCGTGGAGCTGCTCTTCGGCAAGATCCTCGCGCTGCCGACGGTGGTGGTGGACATCACGACCTACTCCGAGACCGGGTACGTGGGTCAGGACACGAACACGGTGCTCACGCGGCTGCTCCACGCCGCGAACGACAACCCGCTCGTCGCCTCGGTGGGGGTCGTTTGCCTGGACGAGTTCGACAAGATCGCCTCCGGGCAGAACAACGCGATCTTCGCCGGCGCGGGGACCACGAAGGACGTCACGGGCCTGGGCGTGCAGCGCGAGCTGCTCAAGATGCTCGAATCGTCCGAGATCGTCGTCCCGCTGGAGCTCACGCACTCCACGTACGCAGAGCACGTCGTGATGTCCACCGCGGACGTGGCCTTCATCGCGGCCGGCGCTTTCTCCGGCCTCCCGCAGCTCCTGCGCCGGCGCGGGCTCTTCGAACGCATCGGCTTCGGCCGGGGCGAGCTCGACGCCACCTCGCCCGAGGCCATCGCCGTCTCGCTCGAGCCCGAGGACGTCGAGGAGATCACGCACTTCCAGGTCTACGGGTTCCTCCCCGAGCTCGTGGCCCGCTTCACCCGCATCATCCCCTTCGAAGCGCTCTCGACGGCGACCTTGCGCGCCATCCTCGAGGACTCCGTCCTCGGCCGGCTCGAACGCGAATTCGAGGACGAGGGGCTCGAGCTGCGCGTCGACTCCGAGGTCCTCGACTTCATCGTGCAGCAGAGCGTCCGGCGGCAGACCGGGGCGCGCGGGCTCTCATCGGTCCTGACCCGGGTGCTCGAGGAGGCGGCGTTCGAGGCCTTCGCGCAGCCCGGAACCGGGCGCGTGCGGCTGCGCCTCGAGGACGGCCGTATCACCGTGACCCGGTGA
- the sctV gene encoding type III secretion system export apparatus subunit SctV produces the protein MGAALTRYGDLALAAMVVGIVGMMIIPLPTFVLDLLITSNIAISVVMLLVSIYVPNALRIAAFPSILLITTLFRLGLNVSSTRLILLQADAGEVIYSFGNFVVAGNLVVGAVIFLILTLIQFVVIAKGSERVAEVAARFTLDAMPGRQMAIDADVRAGAIEMDDARKLRASLQRESQLYGSMDGAMKFVKGDAIAGILIAIVNIVGGLLIGVLQRGMSAGEAAQLYSVLTIGDGLVSQIPALLMSIASGIVVTRVASEDGSSHLGQDIGQQVLAQPRAIGIAAGLLALLAAVPGLPAVPFLLLSVVAGGATYLVKRRQAEGRVAAKGARGGRGRRGQREAAPGDASGEEAPEDEVTMPSAVALEVGSALASLVDASSEGGRFLRELVPGLRELLNTELGLILPGVHVRPGPALLGPEEYRILLAEVPVASGALVPETVLALAGPAQLAELGVSAPFPVEAPGVAPPCCRVAAAEAARLASLGVQLVEAPTQLVLHLGRVLRLHGSELIGIQETQQLLDKLEATHPALVHEVVPKLISIHTLSEVLRRLVEEGVSIRNLREVLHCLAEWGPLEKDPVVLTEYVRGALRRQVSYRYAGPSQQIRALLLDPMIEQTVRDSIQRTPKGSYLALEPELGRDILQAFHAQVGGWPGEEPLPVVLTTVDVRRYVRRLIETDFPDLAVLSYNELLPTVTVQPMARIAVG, from the coding sequence ATGGGGGCGGCGCTCACGCGCTACGGCGACCTCGCGCTGGCCGCGATGGTGGTCGGGATCGTCGGGATGATGATCATCCCGTTGCCCACCTTTGTCTTGGACCTGCTCATCACCTCGAATATCGCCATCTCGGTGGTGATGCTCCTGGTGAGTATCTACGTCCCCAACGCGCTGCGCATCGCGGCCTTTCCGAGCATCCTTCTCATCACGACGCTCTTCCGGCTGGGGCTGAATGTCTCCTCGACGCGCCTGATCCTGCTGCAAGCCGATGCGGGAGAGGTGATCTACAGCTTCGGCAACTTCGTCGTGGCGGGAAACCTGGTGGTCGGGGCCGTGATCTTCCTCATCCTGACCCTCATCCAGTTCGTGGTGATCGCCAAGGGGAGCGAGCGCGTGGCCGAGGTCGCTGCGCGCTTCACCCTCGACGCCATGCCGGGGCGCCAGATGGCCATCGATGCGGACGTGCGGGCCGGGGCGATCGAGATGGACGACGCCCGCAAGCTCCGCGCGTCGCTGCAGCGGGAGTCGCAGCTCTACGGCTCGATGGACGGCGCGATGAAGTTCGTCAAAGGGGATGCGATCGCCGGCATCCTGATCGCGATCGTGAACATCGTCGGAGGACTGCTCATCGGCGTGCTGCAGCGGGGGATGTCCGCCGGTGAGGCGGCACAGCTCTACTCGGTGCTCACCATCGGGGACGGGCTGGTGAGCCAGATCCCGGCCCTGCTGATGTCCATCGCCTCGGGGATCGTGGTCACGCGCGTGGCCTCCGAGGATGGCAGCTCGCACCTGGGTCAGGACATCGGGCAACAGGTGCTCGCGCAGCCGCGCGCCATCGGTATCGCGGCGGGGCTGCTCGCCCTGCTGGCCGCCGTTCCGGGGCTGCCCGCGGTGCCGTTTCTGCTCCTGTCCGTCGTGGCCGGGGGCGCGACCTACCTCGTGAAGCGGCGTCAGGCCGAGGGGCGCGTGGCGGCGAAGGGTGCGCGCGGCGGCCGAGGGCGAAGAGGTCAGCGAGAGGCGGCGCCGGGCGACGCGTCGGGCGAGGAGGCGCCGGAGGACGAGGTGACGATGCCGAGCGCCGTGGCCCTGGAGGTCGGCAGCGCGCTCGCCTCGCTCGTGGATGCGTCGAGCGAGGGGGGGCGGTTTCTGCGAGAGCTCGTCCCCGGGCTGCGGGAGCTGCTCAACACGGAGCTCGGGCTGATCCTCCCTGGGGTGCACGTTCGCCCCGGGCCGGCGCTCCTTGGCCCGGAGGAATACCGGATCCTGCTGGCGGAGGTGCCGGTAGCGAGCGGGGCCCTGGTGCCGGAGACCGTACTCGCGCTCGCGGGGCCGGCGCAGCTCGCGGAGCTCGGAGTCTCGGCCCCGTTTCCGGTCGAGGCGCCCGGCGTCGCCCCCCCCTGTTGCCGGGTGGCTGCGGCGGAGGCGGCGCGTCTGGCCTCGCTCGGCGTGCAGCTCGTCGAGGCGCCGACACAGCTCGTGCTGCACCTCGGACGCGTGCTAAGGCTTCACGGTTCGGAGCTGATCGGGATCCAGGAGACCCAGCAGCTCCTCGACAAGCTGGAGGCGACGCACCCTGCGCTCGTGCACGAGGTTGTCCCCAAGCTGATCTCCATCCACACGCTCTCGGAGGTCCTCCGCCGCCTCGTGGAGGAGGGGGTGAGCATCCGCAACCTGCGCGAGGTGCTGCACTGCCTCGCGGAATGGGGACCGCTCGAGAAGGACCCCGTGGTCTTGACGGAGTATGTGCGGGGGGCGCTGCGCCGGCAGGTGAGCTACCGCTACGCCGGCCCGAGCCAGCAGATCCGAGCGCTGCTCCTCGACCCCATGATCGAACAGACGGTGCGCGACTCGATCCAGCGCACCCCGAAGGGGAGTTACCTGGCCCTCGAGCCCGAGCTCGGGAGGGACATCCTGCAGGCCTTTCACGCGCAGGTCGGCGGCTGGCCGGGGGAGGAGCCCCTCCCGGTGGTCCTGACGACGGTGGACGTCCGACGCTACGTGCGGCGCCTCATCGAGACCGACTTCCCGGACCTCGCGGTGCTCTCGTACAACGAGCTGCTGCCCACCGTGACGGTGCAGCCGATGGCCCGAATCGCCGTCGGATAG
- a CDS encoding response regulator, whose amino-acid sequence MQAPKVLVVEDDIHTRRIVEQVLVRDQMLRYLNIEVIGAADGQEGLDLFRKHHPDLLITDLIMPRMSGFDLVNNVRRLPEGAKVPILVTSAVVRDQKTLRRLELDHHVAVMLKPFSPRQLGQLVRQLLSRRAEAGEMRRGPAAPEPRPSRLETPAAGPTPTPSRLTLPDRVTGVQDGRQGAEAGPSPLTTMAQAMAGASVAPTTRAAAPALVETPERSPDRAGSLSQTSLAQLLLEALENLHSGTLELKHGSVRKVIYLMVGHPIFVQSNVRAETLGQLLVRRGGLTLDQYQQALTESQRRQIKYGEALVRLGFLSEQDVMAELVAQTQYKIEVCLRWREGSWAFVADAQVGSQVPNCTLDPVWLVFEGLKRNPSLEAATGQLIHQAAHGVALLPRFEHFRGIYQSVYGDAVISRMGPGVAIGALMHAVDFRDAVLQLDVLLQCGLAELRDPVAVAAAVPVAVSVEDVPLDVLVAPSSAASSAALISSGTIKPLTGSFAALATPPREAVRPGAVAAAADARYEDSGLLVLPDLPPSTAEAVLPQAPVEPPPARSPSSAKRRPRRVETAELDLARQVIESTYLGVHDATHYQVLGVIPDTAPDGIEVAYQIKRKQFDLGRYRREELGEDAYGRLEEIRGRLDEAFAILSDPQERAAYDLQLKGGVDHSQRNAALQGEERYRKGEVLLEAGRFSEAAEAFERAVALDPQPEYEVFAALARFMSVEPSPEAAEEAMIRVQAALESQPELTAAHLVAARISEIVGNPEEAVGHLQTAIGVDPTMQEAFDEAERLLLSLDRLPDLEQQYRRTLHVLGGQDPEWAGKLWKRLVQLYLERLGDREKARLAAEAALRLDPEDRVLRTSIAAMNAVDPDRWPEAVLGYRALLRTDPQHVEPLHELFLLHLRADRTDAAFVTAAVAVQRQVASDEERQFVAARRGQRPVLHSGRLTPEVEELFRHPEEEPALTLLFRQLGPLIHRLHPLRPETLGLEGTPLPEAGQPELFRRILGDLASQLGVTRPTVMLQSPLGGNREGVGLDPPLLLVGAAALYGDDETELRFRLGRTLWLLSPGRVVAAWRSKGQLKTYVLAGLAASYPKLEVPDPSGEVAEVRRELEGRGELRQAIKKVLSGLQARTERLNLGVWLRGTQRTADRVGWLACGDVGLAMRIAGSLEPEAEADLADFALSQTGWELRARLKLALS is encoded by the coding sequence GTGCAAGCACCCAAAGTGCTGGTCGTCGAGGACGACATCCATACTCGGCGCATCGTCGAGCAGGTGTTGGTCCGGGACCAGATGCTGCGGTACCTGAACATCGAGGTCATCGGGGCGGCGGACGGGCAGGAGGGACTCGATCTCTTCCGCAAGCATCACCCGGACCTGCTCATCACCGACCTGATCATGCCGCGCATGAGCGGGTTCGACCTCGTGAACAACGTCCGTCGTCTGCCCGAGGGAGCCAAGGTCCCGATCCTCGTCACGTCGGCGGTGGTGCGCGACCAGAAGACGCTCCGGCGCCTCGAGCTCGACCACCATGTCGCGGTGATGCTCAAGCCCTTCAGCCCGCGGCAGCTCGGCCAGCTCGTGCGCCAGCTCCTCTCCCGCCGGGCCGAGGCGGGCGAGATGCGGCGCGGACCGGCGGCGCCCGAGCCGCGGCCATCCCGGCTGGAGACGCCGGCTGCGGGTCCCACGCCCACTCCGTCGCGCTTGACCCTGCCCGACCGCGTCACGGGGGTTCAGGACGGGCGCCAGGGGGCGGAGGCCGGACCATCGCCGCTCACCACGATGGCACAGGCCATGGCAGGCGCGTCGGTGGCTCCGACGACCCGGGCGGCTGCCCCGGCGCTCGTCGAGACGCCCGAGCGTAGCCCCGACCGAGCCGGGTCCCTGAGTCAGACCTCGCTCGCCCAGCTGCTCCTCGAGGCGCTCGAGAATCTGCACTCGGGGACGCTCGAGCTGAAGCACGGCAGCGTGCGCAAGGTGATCTACCTGATGGTGGGGCACCCGATCTTCGTGCAGTCGAACGTGCGCGCCGAGACGCTCGGGCAGCTCCTCGTCCGTCGCGGCGGGCTGACGCTCGACCAGTACCAGCAAGCGCTCACCGAATCGCAGCGCCGCCAGATCAAGTACGGGGAGGCGCTGGTGCGGCTCGGCTTTCTCTCCGAGCAGGACGTCATGGCGGAGCTGGTGGCGCAGACGCAGTACAAGATCGAGGTCTGTCTGCGCTGGCGCGAGGGGAGCTGGGCCTTCGTGGCCGACGCGCAGGTCGGGTCGCAGGTGCCGAACTGCACGCTCGATCCGGTCTGGCTGGTCTTCGAAGGGCTCAAGCGCAACCCGAGTCTCGAGGCGGCGACGGGGCAGCTCATCCACCAGGCGGCGCACGGGGTCGCGCTGCTGCCTCGCTTCGAGCATTTTCGCGGCATCTACCAGTCGGTCTACGGGGACGCGGTGATCTCGCGTATGGGCCCGGGGGTGGCGATCGGTGCGCTGATGCACGCGGTGGATTTCCGCGACGCGGTGCTGCAGCTCGACGTGCTGCTGCAGTGCGGGCTCGCCGAGCTGCGCGACCCGGTGGCGGTGGCCGCGGCGGTCCCGGTGGCGGTTTCGGTCGAGGACGTGCCGCTCGACGTGCTCGTCGCGCCGTCGTCGGCCGCGTCGTCGGCCGCGCTCATTTCGTCGGGCACGATCAAGCCGCTCACGGGGTCCTTCGCGGCCCTCGCGACGCCGCCCCGGGAGGCGGTGCGACCGGGAGCCGTGGCAGCGGCGGCGGATGCGCGGTACGAGGACTCGGGGTTGCTCGTCCTCCCCGACCTGCCCCCCTCGACGGCCGAGGCGGTGCTGCCCCAGGCGCCCGTGGAGCCGCCTCCCGCGCGTTCCCCGTCGTCGGCGAAGCGACGACCGAGGCGCGTCGAGACGGCGGAGCTCGACCTGGCTCGACAGGTCATCGAGTCCACCTACCTCGGGGTGCACGACGCGACGCACTACCAGGTCCTGGGAGTGATTCCGGACACCGCGCCCGACGGGATCGAGGTGGCCTACCAGATCAAGCGCAAGCAGTTCGACCTCGGACGCTACCGGCGGGAAGAGCTCGGCGAGGACGCCTACGGCCGGCTCGAGGAGATCCGCGGTCGTCTCGACGAGGCCTTCGCCATCCTCTCGGACCCGCAGGAGCGGGCCGCGTACGACCTCCAGTTGAAGGGCGGGGTCGACCACTCGCAGCGCAACGCCGCGTTGCAGGGCGAGGAGAGGTACCGCAAGGGCGAGGTGCTCCTCGAGGCGGGGCGCTTCTCTGAGGCGGCAGAGGCCTTCGAGCGCGCCGTGGCGCTCGACCCGCAGCCGGAGTACGAGGTCTTCGCGGCGCTCGCGCGCTTCATGTCCGTGGAGCCATCTCCCGAGGCCGCAGAGGAGGCGATGATCCGGGTGCAGGCGGCGCTCGAGTCGCAGCCCGAGCTGACCGCGGCGCACCTGGTGGCGGCGCGGATCAGCGAAATCGTCGGGAACCCCGAGGAGGCGGTCGGCCACCTGCAGACGGCGATCGGCGTGGACCCCACCATGCAGGAGGCCTTCGATGAGGCGGAGCGTCTGCTCCTCTCGCTCGATCGGCTTCCAGACCTCGAGCAGCAGTACCGACGCACGCTCCACGTCCTCGGGGGCCAGGACCCCGAGTGGGCCGGCAAGCTGTGGAAGCGGCTGGTTCAGCTCTACCTCGAGCGTCTCGGCGATCGGGAGAAGGCGCGGCTCGCCGCGGAGGCCGCCCTGCGCCTCGACCCCGAGGATCGCGTGCTCCGGACGAGCATCGCGGCCATGAACGCGGTGGACCCGGACCGCTGGCCGGAGGCGGTGCTCGGTTACCGCGCGCTCCTGCGCACCGACCCGCAGCACGTGGAACCCCTGCACGAGCTCTTCCTGCTGCACCTTCGCGCGGACCGCACGGACGCGGCCTTCGTCACGGCCGCGGTGGCGGTCCAGCGCCAGGTGGCGAGCGACGAGGAGCGCCAGTTCGTCGCGGCGCGCCGCGGACAGCGCCCGGTGCTGCACTCCGGCCGGCTGACCCCCGAGGTCGAGGAGCTCTTCCGGCACCCGGAGGAGGAGCCCGCGCTCACGCTGCTCTTCCGACAGCTGGGCCCGCTCATCCACAGGCTGCACCCGTTGCGTCCGGAGACGCTCGGCCTCGAGGGGACGCCGTTGCCCGAGGCGGGCCAGCCGGAGCTCTTTCGCCGCATCCTGGGAGACCTCGCCTCGCAGCTCGGCGTGACGCGGCCGACGGTCATGCTGCAGTCGCCGCTCGGCGGGAACAGGGAGGGGGTGGGGCTCGACCCGCCGCTGCTCCTCGTCGGGGCCGCGGCGCTCTATGGGGACGACGAGACCGAGCTCCGGTTTCGCCTCGGGCGGACGCTCTGGCTCCTCTCGCCGGGGCGCGTGGTGGCCGCGTGGCGGTCGAAGGGGCAGCTCAAGACCTACGTGCTCGCGGGCCTCGCCGCGAGCTATCCGAAGCTCGAGGTCCCCGACCCATCGGGAGAGGTGGCGGAGGTTCGTCGGGAGCTGGAGGGGCGTGGGGAGCTGCGCCAGGCGATCAAGAAGGTCTTGTCGGGGCTGCAGGCGCGAACCGAACGGCTCAACCTCGGGGTCTGGCTGCGGGGCACGCAGCGCACCGCCGATCGGGTGGGCTGGCTCGCCTGCGGAGACGTGGGGCTGGCGATGCGCATCGCGGGCAGTCTGGAGCCGGAGGCGGAGGCCGACCTGGCGGACTTCGCGCTCAGCCAGACGGGTTGGGAGCTCCGCGCGCGGCTGAAGCTGGCCCTCTCCTGA
- the sat gene encoding sulfate adenylyltransferase gives MIAPHGSDVLRPLLVEDATEHARLTREASALRAVPVSSTAAANAVMLGSGYFTPLEGFMDLDQAVEVADRLRLPTGLFWPVPILNLVPASALGPGVTPGERIALLDPGVPGGPPLAIQTVARTEAVSSSLLERIVRQVFGTTDPAHPGVRAWSSAGDTLVSGPIQVLNHSYFRDDFPDTFRTAPELRQTIADLGWKKVVAFQTRNPMHRAHEELCRMAQAALGADGILIHMLLGKLKPGDIPADVRDASIRTLVDRYFPERSVLVAGYGFDMLYAGPREALLHALFRQNAGCTHLIVGRDHAGVGSYYGPFDAQTIFDALPMGALEIEIFRADHTAWSRKLGRVVMMRDCPDHTPEDYVTLSGTKVRELLAAGQDLPEEFTRPEVAEILRAYYRSQDG, from the coding sequence ATGATCGCCCCCCATGGCTCCGACGTCCTGCGCCCGCTCCTGGTCGAGGACGCCACCGAGCACGCACGCCTCACGCGCGAAGCGAGCGCCCTGCGCGCCGTGCCCGTCTCCTCCACGGCGGCGGCGAACGCCGTGATGCTCGGGAGCGGGTACTTCACCCCCCTCGAGGGCTTCATGGACCTGGACCAGGCGGTCGAGGTGGCCGACAGGCTACGTCTTCCGACGGGGCTCTTCTGGCCCGTCCCGATCCTGAACCTCGTCCCGGCGAGCGCCCTCGGACCCGGGGTGACCCCGGGGGAACGGATCGCGCTGCTCGACCCGGGGGTACCCGGCGGCCCTCCGCTGGCGATCCAGACCGTGGCCCGGACGGAGGCCGTCTCCTCCTCGCTCCTCGAGCGCATCGTGCGCCAGGTCTTCGGCACCACGGACCCCGCCCACCCGGGAGTGCGTGCCTGGAGCTCGGCCGGAGACACACTCGTCTCGGGGCCGATCCAGGTGCTGAACCATTCCTACTTTCGCGACGATTTCCCCGACACCTTTCGTACGGCGCCGGAGCTGCGTCAGACCATCGCCGACCTCGGCTGGAAGAAGGTCGTGGCCTTTCAGACGCGCAACCCGATGCACCGGGCGCACGAGGAGCTGTGCCGCATGGCGCAGGCCGCCCTCGGCGCCGACGGCATCTTGATCCACATGCTGCTCGGCAAGCTCAAGCCCGGGGACATCCCGGCCGACGTGCGGGACGCGTCCATCCGCACGCTGGTCGACCGCTACTTCCCCGAGCGCTCGGTGCTCGTGGCCGGCTACGGCTTCGACATGCTCTACGCCGGGCCCCGCGAGGCGCTCCTGCACGCGCTCTTCCGGCAGAACGCGGGGTGCACCCACCTCATCGTGGGGCGCGACCACGCCGGTGTAGGCAGCTACTACGGCCCCTTCGACGCGCAGACTATCTTCGACGCGCTCCCGATGGGGGCGCTCGAGATCGAGATCTTTCGCGCAGACCACACGGCGTGGTCCCGCAAGCTGGGCCGCGTCGTGATGATGCGCGACTGCCCGGACCATACCCCCGAGGACTACGTCACGCTCTCCGGCACCAAAGTGCGCGAGCTGCTCGCCGCCGGGCAGGACCTGCCCGAGGAGTTCACCCGTCCCGAGGTGGCGGAGATCCTGCGCGCCTACTACCGCTCGCAGGACGGCTAG
- the moaA gene encoding GTP 3',8-cyclase MoaA, translating to MTDVPPRTEIRDRFGRVFDYLRVAVTEACNLRCVYCMPPEGVDFKAGEHLLSADELLRVVRVAAGLGVTKVRLTGGEPLVRKEIGELVAGMVRVPGVESVHLTTNGVLLRERADGLLAAGLRGLNVSLDSLREERFLQITRRPGAGKVLESVRHALALGFPSVKVNVVVMRGFNDDELLDFAALTRTAPLTVRFIELMPFDEHQVWKRGRYFGSELIVARLREAHPDLAAESGSSTEEHVYRLPGHAGKVAVIPSYTRSLCGSCNRIRLTADGCIRNCLYSGEEHDLRPLLRGGATDEELGELICHAMRQKLVDGWAAQKASQSGPPRTSMTQIGG from the coding sequence ATGACCGACGTACCTCCTCGCACCGAGATCCGGGACCGCTTCGGGCGCGTCTTCGACTACCTCCGCGTCGCGGTGACGGAGGCGTGCAACCTCCGGTGTGTCTACTGCATGCCCCCCGAGGGGGTGGACTTCAAGGCCGGAGAGCACCTTCTCTCGGCCGACGAGCTCCTGCGCGTGGTGCGCGTGGCGGCGGGCCTCGGCGTCACGAAGGTGCGCCTGACGGGCGGCGAGCCGCTGGTGCGCAAGGAGATCGGGGAGCTCGTGGCGGGGATGGTGCGCGTGCCGGGGGTCGAATCGGTCCACCTGACCACGAATGGGGTGCTCTTGCGCGAGCGGGCCGACGGATTGCTCGCGGCCGGGCTTCGAGGTCTCAACGTCAGCCTGGATTCCCTCCGCGAGGAGCGCTTCCTGCAGATCACGCGGCGCCCCGGCGCGGGGAAGGTGCTGGAGAGCGTGCGGCACGCCCTCGCCCTCGGGTTCCCGTCGGTGAAGGTCAACGTCGTGGTGATGCGCGGGTTCAACGACGACGAGCTTCTGGACTTCGCCGCGCTGACGCGGACAGCGCCGCTCACGGTGCGGTTCATCGAGCTCATGCCCTTCGACGAGCACCAGGTCTGGAAGCGCGGGCGGTACTTCGGTAGCGAACTCATCGTCGCGCGACTGCGCGAGGCGCACCCCGACCTGGCGGCGGAGTCCGGCTCGAGCACCGAGGAGCACGTCTATCGGTTGCCCGGGCACGCGGGGAAGGTGGCCGTGATCCCGTCCTACACGCGCAGCCTGTGCGGGAGCTGCAACCGCATTCGTCTCACCGCCGACGGGTGCATCCGGAACTGCCTCTACTCCGGCGAGGAGCACGACCTGCGCCCGCTGCTCCGCGGCGGTGCGACCGACGAGGAACTCGGAGAGCTGATCTGTCACGCGATGCGGCAGAAACTCGTGGACGGCTGGGCGGCCCAGAAGGCCTCCCAGAGCGGTCCCCCGCGCACGAGCATGACCCAGATCGGTGGGTGA
- the moaC gene encoding cyclic pyranopterin monophosphate synthase MoaC — protein sequence MTTLSHLDARGELRMVDVTDKQRTERSARAEGYVRMRPETLEAILGDAVPKGSVLSCAKLAGIQAAKRTAELIPLCHPLCLSWLDVQIAPAADGLRLEATARVTEATGVEMEALVAVSVAALAIYDMCKAVDREMRIEGVRLLEKQGGRSGTFVAGAVERDR from the coding sequence ATGACGACCCTTTCGCATCTGGACGCCCGCGGCGAGCTTCGGATGGTGGACGTGACGGACAAGCAGCGGACGGAGCGGTCGGCCCGCGCCGAGGGGTACGTGCGCATGCGCCCCGAGACGCTCGAGGCGATCCTGGGCGACGCGGTTCCCAAGGGGAGCGTCCTTTCCTGCGCCAAGCTGGCCGGCATCCAGGCCGCCAAGCGCACGGCGGAGCTGATTCCCCTCTGTCACCCGCTCTGCCTCAGCTGGCTGGACGTCCAGATTGCGCCGGCGGCGGACGGGCTGCGCCTCGAGGCGACGGCGCGCGTCACGGAGGCCACGGGGGTGGAGATGGAGGCGCTCGTGGCCGTCAGCGTGGCCGCGCTCGCGATCTACGACATGTGCAAGGCGGTGGATCGCGAGATGCGCATCGAGGGGGTCCGGCTGCTCGAGAAGCAGGGGGGCCGCAGCGGGACGTTCGTCGCCGGGGCGGTGGAGCGGGACCGATGA